The following proteins come from a genomic window of Sorex araneus isolate mSorAra2 chromosome 1, mSorAra2.pri, whole genome shotgun sequence:
- the LOC101546971 gene encoding taste receptor type 2 member 4-like, producing MSQDDSYTVYSVLIVATVFHFVGLTANLFIAVFSCKNWMENQRIVSSDKILFSLGIARFLMMGLFLLNVFCLFISPALLRSVHVSIFFLVCWMFLDSCSLWFVTLLNTLYCVKISNFQHSVFLLLKQNLSPKIPGLLVACVLISAFTSLLYVVFRQTSPTPGLVVGKNDTELDLKEDVLFLLTSFILSSSLQFVVNVTSASLLIHSLRRHIQKMRRNASGFWNPQTEAHVGAMKLMICFLVLYIPYSAATLFLYLPFPVQMPMVSKLICMIISTLYHPGHSVLIILMHPKLKTKAKQILCFKK from the coding sequence ATGAGTCAAGACGATTCCTATACTGTTTACTCTGTTCTCATTGTCGCCACAGTTTTTCATTTTGTGGGGCTCACTGCAAATCTGTTTATTGCAGTTTTCAGTTGTAAGAACTGGATGGAAAATCAAAGAATTGTTTCTTCCGACAAGATCCTCTTCAGCTTGGGCATTGCCCGGTTTCTTATGATGGGACTGTTTCTCTTGAACGTTTTCTGCCTCTTCATCTCCCCTGCTCTTCTCAGGTCAGTCCACGTATCTATTTTCTTCCTGGTGTGCTGGATGTTTCTGGACTCCTGTAGTCTGTGGTTTGTGACCTTGCTGAACACCTTGTACTGTGTGAAGATTTCTAACTTCCAACACTCAGTGTTTCTCCTGCTGAAGCAAAATCTCTCCCCAAAGATCCCTGGGCTGTTGGTGGCCTGTGTGCTGATTTCTGCCTTTACCTCCCTCCTATATGTTGTGTTCAGACAGACTTCACCCACCCCAGGACTCGTGGTTGGAAAGAATGACACAGAGTTAGACCTGAAAGAGGACGTTCTGTTTTTGCTGACCTCTTTTATCCTGAGCTCATCTCTGCAGTTCGTCGTGAATGTGACGTCGGCTTCCTTGCTAATCCATTCCTTGAGGAGACACATACAGAAGATGCGGAGAAATGCCTCTGGCTTTTGGAATCCCCAGACGGAAGCTCATGTGGGCGCCATGAAGCTGATGATCTGTTTCCTGGTCCTCTATATTCCCTACTCTGCTGCCACCCTGTTCCTCTACTTACCTTTTCCTGTTCAGATGCCTATGGTATCCAAATTAATTTGTATGATTATTTCTACACTTTACCATCCAGGACATTCTGTTCTCATTATTCTCATGCACCCAAAACTGAAGACCAAGGCAAAGCAGATTCTTTGTTTCAAAAAGTAG